From one Halothece sp. PCC 7418 genomic stretch:
- a CDS encoding TerC family protein has product MIDQILDFSPNVGVETPILLVVLVALEAVLSADNAIALAAIAQGLEGHKLQRQALNFGLVAAYILRMTLIFTATWVIQFWQFELLGAAYLLWLVFSYFTSDEEDNSHHHHGPKFKSFWQAIPMIALTDLAFSLDSVTTAIAISEKTWLIITGGTIGVITLRFLAGLFIRWLDEYVHLEDAGYITVGFVGLRLLLRVVAPSFVPPQWLLIAAVAIVFVWGFSEKKPQK; this is encoded by the coding sequence ATGATTGACCAAATTTTAGATTTTTCCCCGAATGTTGGGGTTGAAACCCCCATCTTATTAGTTGTTTTAGTGGCGCTGGAGGCAGTTTTATCCGCAGATAATGCCATTGCCTTAGCAGCGATCGCGCAAGGATTAGAAGGACATAAATTACAACGGCAAGCCCTCAATTTCGGCTTAGTGGCAGCGTACATTTTACGGATGACCCTGATTTTTACGGCCACTTGGGTGATCCAGTTTTGGCAGTTTGAACTCCTTGGGGCTGCTTATCTCCTGTGGCTTGTCTTCAGCTATTTCACCTCAGATGAAGAAGACAACAGTCATCACCACCATGGTCCAAAGTTTAAGTCCTTTTGGCAAGCAATTCCGATGATTGCCTTAACTGATTTAGCTTTTTCCTTGGATAGTGTGACCACCGCGATCGCGATTTCAGAAAAAACTTGGCTCATTATTACAGGGGGAACCATTGGTGTGATTACGTTGCGCTTCCTTGCTGGATTATTTATCCGTTGGTTAGACGAATATGTCCATCTGGAAGATGCGGGTTACATCACAGTGGGGTTTGTCGGTTTACGACTGTTGCTGCGTGTGGTTGCTCCCAGTTTTGTTCCTCCGCAATGGTTGTTAATTGCTGCTGTCGCGATCGTCTTTGTTTGGGGATTTTCGGAAAAGAAACCCCAGAAATAG
- a CDS encoding EamA family transporter: MIWIIFAVSTAFFESAKDVASKQGLKRLDEYVVAWSMIFFTLPLMLPLLAIIEVPELGDNFIFALVAGGSFNVVSMLLYIRALKLADLSLAVPLVTFTPLFLLITSPLIVGEKPSAIDAVGIIFIVTGSYVLNLKQKQKSYFAPFQSLLKEKGSQLMLLVAFIWSLSSTVDKVGVRNSSPTFWAIANYSYIAAGMLPIMLYKSRNSLQQVVRHLPTLVPIGFLQGLVVLCQMQAISLTLVAHVISIKRMSALLSVFWGHLIFKEKGLRERAAGATVMVVGVLLITLG, translated from the coding sequence ATGATTTGGATTATTTTTGCAGTGTCAACAGCGTTTTTTGAATCGGCAAAAGATGTGGCGAGTAAACAGGGTTTAAAGCGATTAGATGAATATGTTGTTGCTTGGTCGATGATCTTTTTCACCCTCCCTTTAATGCTTCCTTTATTAGCAATTATTGAAGTGCCAGAACTGGGAGATAACTTTATCTTTGCTCTTGTGGCTGGGGGAAGTTTTAATGTGGTTTCGATGCTGCTTTATATTCGAGCGTTAAAACTCGCTGATTTGTCTTTAGCTGTGCCTTTAGTGACGTTTACTCCTTTATTTTTATTGATTACATCTCCTCTGATTGTGGGAGAAAAACCGAGCGCGATCGACGCTGTTGGCATTATTTTTATTGTTACTGGTTCTTATGTTCTCAACTTAAAACAAAAGCAGAAAAGTTATTTTGCTCCCTTTCAATCCTTACTAAAAGAAAAAGGGTCACAACTGATGTTATTGGTTGCGTTTATTTGGAGTTTAAGTTCAACGGTTGATAAAGTGGGAGTACGAAATTCTTCACCAACATTTTGGGCAATTGCCAACTATAGTTACATTGCTGCAGGAATGTTGCCCATTATGTTGTATAAATCTCGAAATAGTCTTCAGCAGGTGGTTCGTCACTTACCCACCCTAGTTCCCATCGGTTTTCTACAAGGTTTAGTGGTACTTTGTCAGATGCAAGCCATTAGTTTAACGCTTGTGGCTCACGTCATTTCGATTAAACGGATGAGTGCCTTGCTGAGTGTGTTTTGGGGACATTTGATTTTTAAGGAAAAAGGCTTGCGGGAGCGGGCTGCTGGTGCAACCGTAATGGTAGTGGGTGTTTTATTAATTACTTTAGGTTGA